One part of the Lycium ferocissimum isolate CSIRO_LF1 chromosome 8, AGI_CSIRO_Lferr_CH_V1, whole genome shotgun sequence genome encodes these proteins:
- the LOC132067122 gene encoding uncharacterized protein LOC132067122, with amino-acid sequence MSYINSSMGSGSRTARRLEFGRTYVVRPKGKHQATMVWLHGLGDNGSSSSQQLESLALPNIKWICPTAPTRPVAILGGFPCTAWFDGGELSDDTTNDLEGLEASVAHIANLLSTEPADVKLGIGGFSMGAATALYSATCFALGKYGNGNPYPVNLRAVIGLSGWLPGARNVRNEIEGSHEAARCAASLPILLCHGKCDEVVPYRYGERASYVLSSAGFRNLQFKAYDGIGHYTVPREMDEVCNWLTARLGLESSRR; translated from the exons ATGAGTTACATAAATTCTTCCATGGGCTCTG GAAGTAGAACGGCAAGGAGGCTGGAGTTCGGAAGGACATATGTAGTGAGGCCTAAAGGAAAACACCAGGCTACAATGGTTTGGCTGCATGGCCTCGGTGATAATGGTTCTAG TTCTTCTCAACAGTTGGAAAGCCTAGCCCTTCCTAAT ATCAAATGGATATGTCCAACGGCCCCAACTCGCCCCGTGGCTATACTTGGTGGATTTCCTTGCACTGCAT GGTTTGACGGGGGAGAACTTTCTGATGATACTACTAATGATCTTGAAGGCTTAGAGGCATCCGTTGCACACATTGCAAACTTATTGTCAACTGAACCTGCTGATG TTAAACTTGGTATTGGAGGCTTCAGCATGGGTGCAGCCACTGCCCTCTACTCAGCGACTTGTTTTGCTCTAGGAAAATATGGAAACGGAAACCCTTACCCTGTCAACTTGAGGGCTGTCATAGGCCTCAGTGGGTGGCTTCCAGGTGCTAG GAATGTGAGGAACGAGATTGAAGGATCACATGAGGCTGCAAGATGTGCTGCATCTTTACCCATTCTACTGTGTCATGGAAAAT GTGATGAAGTTGTTCCTTATCGATATGGAGAGAGGGCTTCCTATGTCTTGAGCTCAGCTGGATTCCGGAATCTTCAATTCAAAGCTTATGACGG GATTGGTCATTACACAGTGCCAAGGGAAATGGATGAGGTTTGTAATTGGTTAACTGCAAGGCTCGGTCTTGAAAGTTCTCGACGATAA